A single Argentina anserina chromosome 7, drPotAnse1.1, whole genome shotgun sequence DNA region contains:
- the LOC126801528 gene encoding aspartyl protease family protein 2 produces MEEKKTTHLFFLLLLLSLSSAAASIDHQTFLLHPLPSAPSLSQPQSISSESLDSDPSSLSLQLHHLDALSSNQTPSHLFHLRLRRDSLRFNHLTSLASSSLNRSRSRSRSTRPSPSGFSSSIVSGLAQGSGEYFTRIGVGTPPKYLYMVLDTGSDVVWLQCAPCKRCYTQSDPVFDPRKSSSFSTLPCSSPLCRRLDSPGCNSKTHTCLYQVSYGDGSFTFGDFSTETLTFRRTKVPKVAVGCGHDNEGLFVGAAGLLGLGRGKLSFPSQTGSRFNSKFSYCLVDRSASSKPSSVVFGDSAVSRTARFTPLVPNPKLDTFYYIELIGISVGGTRVRGITASLFKLDPAGNGGVIIDSGTSVTRLTRSAYNSLRDAFRAGTTTLKRAPEFSLFDTCFDLSGKTEVKVPTVVLHFRGADVSLPATNYLIPVDSSGTFCFAFAGTMGGLSIIGNIQQQGFRVVYDLAGKRVGFAPRGCA; encoded by the coding sequence ATGGAGGAAAAGAAGACTACCCATCTCttctttctcctcctcctcctctccctctcctccgccgccgcctccATCGACCACCAGaccttcctcctccacccccTCCCCTCCGCCCCCTCCCTCTCCCAACCCCAATCCATCTCCTCCGAATCACTAGACTCCGACCCatcctccctctccctccaACTCCACCACCTCGACGCCCTCTCCTCTAACCAAACCCCCTCCCACCTCTTCCACCTCCGCCTCCGCCGCGACTCCCTCCGCTTCAACCACCTCACCTCCCTCGCCTCCTCCTCCCTCAACCGCTCCCGCTCCCGCTCCCGCTCCACCCGCCCCTCCCCCTCCGGCTTCTCCTCCTCCATCGTCTCCGGCCTCGCCCAGGGCAGCGGCGAGTACTTCACCCGCATCGGCGTCGGCACTCCCCCCAAATACCTCTACATGGTCCTCGACACCGGCTCCGACGTCGTCTGGCTCCAGTGCGCCCCCTGCAAGCGCTGCTACACCCAATCCGACCCGGTTTTCGACCCGAGAaaatcctcctccttctccaccCTCCCTTGCTCCTCCCCTCTCTGCCGCCGCCTCGACTCCCCCGGCTGCAACTCCAAGACCCACACCTGCCTCTACCAAGTCTCCTACGGCGACGGCTCCTTCACCTTCGGCGACTTCTCCACCGAAACCCTCACCTTCCGCCGCACCAAAGTCCCCAAAGTCGCCGTCGGCTGCGGCCACGACAACGAAGGCCTCTTCGTCGGCGCCGCCGGCCTCCTTGGCCTCGGCCGCGGCAAACTCTCCTTCCCTTCCCAGACCGGCTCCCGCTTCAACTCCAAATTCTCCTACTGCCTCGTCGACCGCTCCGCCTCCTCCAAGCCCTCCTCCGTCGTCTTCGGCGACTCCGCCGTATCCCGAACCGCCCGGTTCACTCCACTCGTCCCCAACCCCAAGCTCGACACCTTCTACTACATTGAGCTCATCGGCATCAGCGTCGGCGGGACACGTGTCCGGGGAATCACGGCCTCCTTGTTCAAGCTCGACCCGGCCGGGAACGGCGGCGTCATTATCGACTCGGGCACCTCCGTGACCCGGCTGACCCGATCCGCCTACAACTCCTTACGCGACGCTTTTCGGGCAGGGACCACCACTCTGAAGCGGGCGCCGGAGTTCTCGCTCTTCGACACTTGCTTCGACCTCTCCGGGAAGACCGAGGTGAAGGTCCCGACGGTAGTGCTGCATTTCCGGGGGGCTGACGTGTCGCTTCCGGCGACGAATTACCTGATTCCGGTGGATAGTAGCGGCACGTTTTGCTTTGCTTTTGCGGGCACGATGGGCGGGTTGTCGATTATTGGGAATATCCAGCAGCAAGGGTTTCGCGTGGTTTATGACTTGGCGGGTAAGCGGGTCGGGTTCGCTCCACGTGGCTGCGCttga
- the LOC126802991 gene encoding cyclic pyranopterin monophosphate synthase, mitochondrial, whose amino-acid sequence MFLRRMAVSFPYSRRLLSSSGSSNSSIDIAKAIDELNKEMESVFGEPPADSGLASSARNDVMAQEPELESRAEGEGMHGLTHIGSTGEAQMVDVSPKPSTKRTAVSSCKVLLGKQVFDLVLANQMAKGDVLSVAKIAGINGAKHTSSLIPLCHNILITHVRVDLALNPKDFSVDIKAEASSTGKTGVEMEAMTAASVAGLTVYDMCKAASKSIQITDIRLESKAGGKSGDWSREE is encoded by the exons ATGTTTCTTCGGCGAATGGCTGTTTCGTTTCCTTACTCGAGAAGGCTTCTCAGCAGTAGCGGTAGCAGTAACAGCAGCATTGACATTGCGAAAGCTATTGATGAGCTTAACAAG GAAATGGAATCAGTGTTTGGTGAACCTCCAGCTGATAGTGGGCTTGCCAGTTCTGCAAGAAATGATGTTATGGCACAAGAACCCGAGTTAGAATCACGAGCAGAAGGGGAAGGCATGCATGGTCTAACCCACATTGGCAGTACTGGGGAGGCTCAAATGGTGGATGTTTCTCCCAAACCAAGTACCAAGAGAACTGCCGTTTCTAGTTGCAAGGTACTTCTCGGCAAGCAGGTGTTTGATTTGGTGTTGGCCAATCAGATGGCCAAAGGGGATGTGCTTAGTGTGGCCAAGATTGCTGGAATAAATGGAGCAAAGCACACAAGCAGTCTCATCCCGCTATGCCATAACATACTCATCACCCATGTCCGGGTTGATCTGGCACTGAACCCGAAGGATTTCAGTGTGGATATCAAAGCGGAAGCCAGTTCAACAGGGAAAACTGGGGTAGAAATGGAAGCAATGACAGCTGCGAGTGTTGCTGGCTTGACGGTCTATGATATGTGCAAAGCTGCTTCGAAATCTATACAGATCACTGATATAAGACTTGAGAGTAAAGCTGGTGGGAAGAGTGGAGACTGGTCCAGGGAGGAGTAA
- the LOC126803667 gene encoding lysine-specific demethylase JMJ27-like: MDSPPHDRRPKRDSELVAEDRRCSLGVDAVVGKPLCEHHLAQSKSYQKKRRTGAREGGSGEEDGSENNKSKKKRAASESETESEQKAKIRKGKSSKIKGSLMCHQCQRNDKSGVVHCSQCKAKRFCYECIEKWYPGKTKDGFADACPFCCGNCNCKACLREFLVKPCREVEPSVKLQRLRYLLYKALPVVRHIYSEQSFELEVEAKIRGVHLTEMDIKRTK; the protein is encoded by the exons ATGGATTCGCCGCCGCACGACCGCCGGCCCAAGAGAGACAGTGAATTAGTAGCGGAGGATCGCCGCTGCAGTCTCGGCGTGGATGCGGTGGTCGGGAAGCCGCTGTGCGAGCATCACTTGGCGCAGAGCAAGAGTTaccagaagaagaggagaacCGGAGCTAGAGAAGGCGGTTCCGGCGAAGAAGACGGATCGGAGAACAATAAGAGCAAAAAGAAGAGGGCGGCGAGTGAGTCTGAGACGGAGTCGGAGCAGAAGGCGAAGATTCGAAAG GGTAAGTCTAGCAAAATCAAAGGGAGCTTGATGTGTCATCAGTGCCAGCGGAACGATAAGAGTGGTGTTGTGCACTGCTCACAGTGTAAAGCAAAGCGGTTTTGCTATGAATGCATTGAAAAATG GTACCCTGGGAAGACAAAAGATGGGTTTGCGGATGCGTGCCCGTTTTGCTGTGGGAACTGCAACTGCAAAGCTTGCCTACGCGAGTTTTTGGTTAAA CCTTGCCGGGAAGTTGAGCCGAGTGTTAAGTTACAACGACTGCGATACTTGTTATATAAGGCTTTGCCTGTGGTGAGGCACATATATAGTGAGCAGAGCTTTGAGCTGGAGGTTGAAGCAAAAATCAGAG GTGTACATTTGACTGAAATGGACATAAAGAGAACTAAATAG
- the LOC126803668 gene encoding protein DETOXIFICATION 34-like: protein MKSSSSFSLESTLPSTQTLHTKIDGISAMESISDLQPAPTTIVRSGDGDYLPPRSFKDAKNICFAETAKLWAIAGPIAFNLLCYYGINSATTIFVGHLGNLELSAVSISLNVIGNFSFGFMYGMASALETLCGQAFGAGQVGQLGVYLQRSWIVMTIACFCLVPIYIYAAPVLKLLGQDENIADVAGKFCIQIIPQLFSMAINFPTQKFLQAQSKVSFLSLIGFATLLIHIGFLYVFLKVLGWGMSSGAVAFNVSSWAMTLGQVVYVIGWCRDGWKGFSSLAFKDLWSFLKLSIGSAIMLCLEFWYMMTILVITGHLDNAVVAVGSLSICMNVNGWEAILFVGINVAISVRVSNELGSAHPRAAKYAVIVTIVEALLLGILFGAVVMVTKDNIAIIYTKSKEMQQAVSRLAFLLSITMVINSVQHVISGVAVGGGWQALVAYINLFSYYIVGVPIGFLLGYRTSLKAEGIWLGMIFGTVLQTLILLYIIYKTNWNKEVEHALERIEHWNAEELIVID from the exons ATGAAGAGTAGTAGCTCATTCTCTCTTGAAAGTACTTTACCTAGCACACAAACCCTACACACAAAGATTGATGGAATTTCAGCAATGGAAAGTATCTCTGATCTCCAGCCTGCCCCTACGACAATCGTCAGATCTGGAGATGGAGATTATCTACCACCAAGAAGCTTTAAGGATGCCAAGAACATATGTTTTGCAGAGACTGCCAAGCTTTGGGCGATTGCAGGCCCCATTGCCTTTAACTTGTTGTGCTACTATGGTATTAACTCCGCCACAACCATCTTTGTTGGTCATCTTGGAAACTTGGAGCTCTCTGCTGTCTCAATCTCTCTGAATGTCATTGGAAATTTCTCCTTCGGTTTCATG TATGGTATGGCAAGTGCACTAGAAACACTATGTGGGCAGGCATTTGGTGCAGGACAAGTAGGTCAACTAGGAGTTTACTTGCAACGCTCATGGATCGTAATGACCATTGCATGCTTCTGCTTAGTGCCAATTTACATCTATGCAGCACCAGTTCTAAAGCTTCTTGGCCAAGACGAGAACATTGCGGATGTAGCTGGGAAATTCTGTATTCAAATCATCCCTCAATTGTTTTCAATGGCCATCAACTTCCCAACCCAAAAGTTCTTGCAGGCACAGAGCAAAGTTTCATTTTTGTCACTTATTGGTTTTGCAACTCTCCTAATACACATAGGATTCCTGTATGTCTTCCTCAAAGTTTTGGGGTGGGGAATGAGCAGCGGTGCTGTAGCCTTTAATGTCTCATCATGGGCAATGACATTGGGTCAGGTGGTTTATGTAATCGGTTGGTGTAGAGATGGCTGGAAGGGATTTTCAAGCTTAGCTTTCAAGGATTTATGGTCATTTTTAAAACTCTCTATAGGTTCGGCTATAATGCTTTGCCTGGAGTTCTGGTACATGATGACCATACTAGTTATCACTGGCCACCTTGACAATGCTGTTGTTGCTGTTGGCTCCCTTTCAATATG CATGAATGTGAATGGATGGGAAGCAATACTTTTTGTTGGGATCAATGTAGCGATAAG TGTTCGGGTATCCAACGAACTTGGATCAGCACATCCTAGAGCTGCAAAATACGCAGTCATTGTCACCATCGTTGAGGCTCTCCTCCTTGGGATTCTTTTCGGGGCAGTTGTTATGGTTACTAAAGACAATATTGCCATAATCTATACCAAGAGCAAAGAGATGCAACAAGCCGTGTCTCGTTTAGCTTTCCTCCTCAGTATTACAATGGTGATTAATAGTGTTCAGCATGTAATTTCAG GTGTTGCTGTTGGAGGAGGGTGGCAAGCTCTAGTGGCTTACATAAACTTGTTTTCTTACTATATCGTTGGGGTGCCTATTGGGTTTCTTCTTGGTTACCGAACAAGTTTGAAGGCGGAG GGAATTTGGCTTGGTATGATATTCGGGACGGTCCTGCAGACACTCATCCTCTTGTACATCATTTATAAAACCAACTGGAACAAGGAG GTTGAACATGCTCTAGAAAGAATTGAACACTGGAATGCAGAAGAGCTAATTGTAATCGATTGA